The following are from one region of the Bacteroidota bacterium genome:
- a CDS encoding sigma-70 family RNA polymerase sigma factor translates to MHTYPNQRAFKTVMADEQQDITQMLRGMEAGDDSIVDQLFLNLYDELRSLADVHLNRERPNHTLNPTALVHEAYIKLLEQTKKKWKNKSHFLGIASLMMRRILIKYARRRQAEKRGGLLQKVTLVDGDAAWETGLTDLIALDDALQKLEKIAARASKIVTMRFFGGLNNEEIAAALNVSVPTVKRDWKTARVWLSDVLGEAGEASKL, encoded by the coding sequence ATGCATACGTATCCTAATCAGCGCGCGTTCAAAACAGTTATGGCGGATGAGCAACAGGACATCACACAAATGCTTCGCGGCATGGAAGCCGGCGACGACAGCATTGTTGATCAACTCTTCCTCAACCTGTATGATGAACTGCGAAGCCTGGCGGATGTGCATCTAAATCGAGAACGTCCCAATCATACGCTAAACCCGACGGCCCTCGTGCATGAGGCGTATATTAAGCTGCTTGAACAAACGAAAAAAAAGTGGAAAAATAAATCGCATTTTCTGGGCATAGCTTCCCTGATGATGCGGCGCATTCTCATAAAGTACGCCCGCCGGCGGCAGGCTGAAAAACGAGGCGGGTTGCTTCAAAAAGTGACCCTGGTAGATGGGGATGCTGCATGGGAAACAGGGTTGACAGATCTCATTGCGCTTGACGATGCGCTCCAGAAGCTCGAAAAGATTGCAGCGCGCGCCAGTAAAATTGTTACCATGCGCTTCTTTGGCGGCCTCAATAATGAAGAAATAGCTGCTGCGCTAAACGTCTCGGTACCCACGGTAAAGCGCGACTGGAAAACAGCCCGCGTGTGGTTGAGTGATGTTCTTGGGGAAGCAGGGGAGGCGTCCAAACTTTAA
- a CDS encoding serine/threonine-protein kinase, with protein sequence MAIDANHWDLMQSLYLQALDIELPSRDTFLKEATKDNHTLYLQVRALLEAETHPMFKGLAVDILSDDTMTGNPAGVKSGDQIDRYKVLDKIGEGGMGFVYRAERADGAYSQTVALKLVKYGASSASLIRRFEVERQILAELQHPGIANLMDGGVHADRPFLVMEYIDGLPITEYCTQHKLTLGQRLSLFEQVCDVVSYAHQNLIVHRDLKPSNILVTENAGGKPQVKLLDFGIAQLLEPNDLLAIQTQTGTNLFTPAYASPEQVAGKRISTAADIYGLGVVLYELLTGALPIPMQGRSFVEMVQAILSEEPAAPSDAVKHTDGSFSARLAGDLDAIILKALRKEPESRYVTVLEMVDDLRRHKENLPVKARQDQTGYRLRKFIQRHQRGIWTAVATFMVIAAVIVLAFARVLAERDIAQQETAKAEEVGSFLQSIFAIASPTTSTGDEVTARELLDRGAARIDEELANQPTVSAEMALVIGDAYKNLGQYAAADSLFNWVLELHEGLNPQQPFGIAKTLHALGLLKERFGAFEDATALHKEAIGIIEMNNLEAPALMADLLHGLGHSEMRNRRLEEAERYLEQSIALKKLHYGEIHEQVTYSLNVLGDIYQHQERYDESIDVHFETLAQRRVLHGNTHIYVSSSLHNLALALRGVKRYAEAEQYFRESLAIQQRIPGSEQADIANTMGALASVLRMDGRFEEAEPVHQDAIRIARATMGDSNHRLGVELARYGFSLYSAGLFEKAEPVALESLEIYRENHGAEHTLVAQVATLVGQSIWKQSRYEDAEPMLLSGFQTCEIINDQRSVCMGVAREALVDFYRDWGKPELAKEYQDK encoded by the coding sequence ATGGCGATAGATGCAAATCATTGGGATCTGATGCAGTCGCTTTATCTGCAAGCACTCGATATCGAGCTGCCTTCCCGCGATACGTTTCTGAAAGAAGCCACAAAGGATAACCACACCCTTTACCTGCAGGTACGTGCCCTGCTTGAAGCAGAAACCCATCCCATGTTTAAGGGACTTGCAGTTGATATTTTGTCTGATGACACAATGACCGGTAACCCAGCCGGCGTAAAAAGCGGCGACCAGATCGATCGCTATAAGGTCCTGGATAAGATTGGGGAAGGCGGGATGGGCTTTGTCTACCGCGCAGAACGTGCAGATGGTGCCTATTCGCAAACGGTAGCGTTGAAACTGGTAAAATACGGTGCCAGTTCTGCTTCCCTAATCAGAAGGTTTGAAGTTGAACGCCAAATTCTGGCAGAACTACAGCATCCGGGCATTGCAAACTTGATGGATGGCGGTGTACACGCCGACCGGCCTTTTTTGGTGATGGAGTACATCGATGGTTTACCGATCACCGAATACTGCACCCAGCATAAACTAACCCTTGGTCAGCGCCTGTCACTCTTTGAACAGGTTTGCGATGTAGTATCTTATGCGCATCAAAACCTGATTGTGCATCGTGATTTGAAGCCCTCCAACATTCTAGTCACGGAAAACGCGGGCGGAAAACCGCAAGTTAAGTTACTTGATTTTGGCATAGCGCAGCTGCTAGAGCCCAATGATTTACTCGCCATTCAAACCCAGACTGGCACAAACTTATTCACGCCGGCTTATGCTTCTCCAGAGCAAGTGGCGGGTAAGCGCATCTCCACGGCAGCAGACATTTATGGACTTGGCGTTGTGCTGTATGAATTACTCACTGGGGCATTACCCATTCCTATGCAAGGGCGCAGTTTTGTTGAAATGGTACAGGCCATTTTATCGGAAGAACCCGCGGCACCCAGCGATGCTGTGAAACACACAGACGGCTCGTTTTCCGCCAGACTTGCCGGCGATCTGGATGCCATTATCTTGAAAGCATTGCGCAAAGAACCGGAATCAAGGTATGTGACGGTTTTAGAGATGGTGGATGATCTGCGCCGGCATAAAGAAAACCTGCCGGTAAAGGCAAGGCAGGACCAGACCGGATACCGTCTTCGAAAATTTATACAGCGCCACCAGCGCGGGATTTGGACGGCCGTTGCTACCTTCATGGTAATCGCCGCCGTCATTGTGCTTGCTTTTGCTCGGGTACTTGCAGAGCGCGATATAGCGCAACAGGAAACCGCAAAAGCAGAAGAAGTGGGCAGTTTTCTGCAAAGCATTTTTGCCATTGCCAGTCCAACTACATCCACAGGCGATGAAGTTACTGCGCGGGAATTGCTTGATCGCGGTGCTGCGCGAATCGACGAAGAGTTGGCCAATCAGCCGACTGTCTCAGCAGAGATGGCGCTAGTAATTGGTGATGCTTATAAGAATCTCGGACAGTATGCTGCAGCAGACTCTTTGTTTAATTGGGTCCTGGAACTACACGAAGGACTCAACCCCCAACAGCCTTTTGGTATAGCGAAAACACTGCATGCCCTTGGGCTTCTCAAAGAGCGCTTTGGTGCGTTTGAAGATGCTACAGCGCTTCATAAAGAGGCGATAGGCATTATTGAGATGAATAACCTGGAGGCGCCGGCGCTCATGGCAGATTTGCTGCACGGTCTTGGGCATAGTGAGATGCGGAATAGGCGACTGGAAGAGGCTGAAAGGTACCTGGAGCAATCGATTGCGTTGAAAAAGCTGCACTATGGTGAGATTCACGAACAAGTGACGTACAGTCTCAATGTACTGGGTGATATCTATCAGCATCAAGAACGCTATGATGAATCCATTGATGTTCACTTTGAAACGCTGGCGCAACGCCGTGTCCTGCATGGAAATACTCATATTTATGTTTCGTCCTCTTTACATAACCTTGCCTTGGCACTAAGAGGTGTTAAACGGTATGCTGAGGCAGAACAGTATTTCAGAGAGTCACTTGCTATTCAGCAGCGTATCCCGGGAAGTGAGCAGGCCGACATAGCAAACACAATGGGGGCGCTTGCATCTGTCTTAAGAATGGATGGCCGGTTTGAAGAGGCTGAACCTGTACATCAGGACGCCATCCGCATCGCTCGGGCCACTATGGGAGATTCGAACCATCGATTGGGTGTTGAGTTGGCGCGTTATGGGTTTTCGTTATATAGCGCTGGTTTATTTGAAAAAGCAGAGCCTGTTGCGCTGGAATCGCTTGAAATTTATAGAGAAAATCACGGCGCTGAGCACACTCTGGTTGCACAGGTTGCTACGCTTGTTGGGCAGAGTATCTGGAAGCAAAGCCGATACGAAGACGCTGAGCCCATGCTGCTATCGGGTTTTCAAACGTGTGAAATCATTAATGACCAGCGGAGCGTGTGTATGGGGGTGGCGAGGGAGGCGCTTGTAGATTTTTATAGGGACTGGGGAAAACCGGAGTTAGCCAAGGAATATCAGGACAAGTAA